A DNA window from Drosophila biarmipes strain raj3 chromosome 2R, RU_DBia_V1.1, whole genome shotgun sequence contains the following coding sequences:
- the LOC108030022 gene encoding probable cytochrome P450 317a1, with translation MQNMWIIFLIIGLLVLGLLVLVIIAARYQRDYWRYLNIPHERPKKLWPIIRQIMTQTLSTEAMKAAHYSAIYNKFKGSGPFCGFYALLQPRALILDRELIRQIMIKDFWNFNDRGLYCNQKSDPLSGDLYALRGESWKEMRQKLDPSLEGDRMAWLFGCLYEEAAQLLLTISSTLMNQPHSTVHIQKIMRRYVLSALAKCVFGLDAQQRLSYPLDDFEQMTELALSSHKHGYLMNLMMIRFPNFCRMLRMRRTPKEAEEYFLKLLSNIVEQREASGVRHQDYLQLLMEVKALELITHQYESDKELGVHLQNELAAHAVVFLKAGYEQTANTLSYVLYELALHPELQVRVREEVKKAIERHEGNINYECIQSLAFMGQVINETLRMHPITPYILRRTLNDYAVPDHPKYILVKELFLIIPTHAIHHDPDIYPEPEEFKPDRWGGPRDSLQEQGTWFGFGVGARSCLGIQFAQLQLRLALALLLSEYEFSLNSRKPLVNLEDGIALTLMPLGVIEHGTEERAV, from the coding sequence ATGCAAAACATGTGGATCATTTTCCTGATCATCGGGCTGCTGGTGCTCGGGCTGCTGGTTCTGGTAATTATAGCGGCGCGGTATCAGCGCGATTATTGGCGCTACCTGAACATTCCGCACGAGAGGCCCAAAAAGCTGTGGCCTATCATTAGGCAAATAATGACGCAGACCCTCAGTACGGAGGCCATGAAGGCGGCGCATTACTCGGCCATATACAACAAGTTCAAGGGAAGCGGTCCGTTCTGCGGGTTCTACGCTCTGCTGCAGCCACGAGCCCTGATCCTCGACCGGGAGCTCATCAGGCAGATAATGATCAAGGACTTCTGGAACTTCAATGATCGCGGCTTGTACTGCAACCAGAAGTCGGATCCCCTGTCCGGCGATCTCTATGCCCTGCGGGGCGAGAGCTGGAAGGAGATGCGTCAGAAACTGGATCCCAGTCTGGAGGGCGATCGCATGGCCTGGTTGTTCGGCTGCCTCTATGAGGAGGCGGCACAGCTGCTACTGACCATCAGCTCCACCCTGATGAATCAGCCGCACTCCACTGTGCACATACAGAAGATCATGAGGCGCTACGTGCTGTCTGCCCTGGCCAAGTGCGTCTTCGGCCTGGATGCCCAGCAGCGGTTGTCGTATCCCCTGGACGACTTCGAGCAGATGACCGAGCTGGCCTTGAGTAGCCACAAGCATGGCTACCTAATGAACCTGATGATGATACGGTTCCCCAACTTTTGCCGAATGCTGCGCATGCGTCGCACGCCCAAGGAGGCGGaggaatattttctaaaactcCTCTCGAACATAGTGGAACAGCGAGAGGCCTCGGGAGTTCGGCATCAGGACTATCTGCAGCTGCTGATGGAGGTCAAGGCGCTGGAGCTGATCACCCATCAGTACGAATCGGATAAGGAGTTGGGGGTGCACCTGCAAAATGAATTGGCCGCCCATGCGGTGGTCTTCCTGAAGGCCGGCTACGAGCAAACGGCCAACACTCTGTCTTATGTTCTCTATGAACTCGCTCTGCATCCGGAACTGCAAGTCCGAGTGAGGGAGGAGGTCAAGAAGGCCATTGAGCGGCACGAGGGTAACATCAACTACGAGTGCATTCAGTCGCTGGCCTTCATGGGTCAGGTGATCAACGAGACTCTGAGAATGCATCCCATAACACCCTACATCCTGCGACGCACCCTGAATGATTACGCAGTTCCGGATCATCCCAAGTACATACTGGTCAAGGAGCTGTTCCTTATCATTCCCACGCATGCCATCCACCACGACCCGGATATCTATCCGGAACCGGAGGAATTCAAGCCAGATCGATGGGGTGGACCGAGGGATTCGCTGCAGGAGCAGGGCACCTGGTTTGGATTCGGCGTCGGAGCACGCAGCTGCTTGGGGATTCAGTTTGCCCAGCTCCAACTGCGATTGGCCCTGGCTCTACTCCTCTCCGAGTACGAGTTCTCGCTGAACTCCAGGAAACCTCTGGTAAACCTTGAAGATGGTATTGCGCTTACCCTGATGCCATTGGGGGTTATAGAACACGGTACCGAGGAAAGGGCGGTATGA
- the LOC108030023 gene encoding probable cytochrome P450 6a20, translating into MAVLVVLLVGVLTLVACITTFVHQHFNYWKRRGIPHEAPSIPFGNTSELMKTMQISDIFKRTYFLFRNKTDGPFVGFYMYFKKMVIVTDIDFAKTVLIREFDKFHDRGIFHNEVDDPLTANLVNIEGQKWKTLRQKLTPTFTSGKMKTMFPSVLNVGDEMIRVFERKISQSKDSLEITDLLACFTADVIGCCAFGIDCNCLSDPKAEFVQMGTAALTERRYGKTLDLFLFGAPKLAAKLRMKEYVQRVEDFYMNIIRNTVDYRVKNKVKRNDFMDMLIDMKLKYDNGDKLNGLTFNEIAAQAFLFFLAGFETSSTTMGFALYELACNQDIQDKLRTEVDGVLEKHNGKLDYDSMREMTYLEKVIDETMRKRPVVGHLIRVATQRYEHSNPKYYIEEGTGVIVPSWAIHHDPEFYPEPEMFIPERFDEEQVKQRPACTFLPFGDGPRNCIGLRFGRMQVIVGMALLIHNFRFELHPTKTVVPLEYKTDDILLSSKGGIHLKVTRRINESSVTA; encoded by the exons ATGGCCGTTCTAGTCGTACTGCTCGTGGGTGTTCTCACCCTCGTCGCGTGCATCACCACGTTTGTGCACCAACACTTCAACTACTGGAAGAGACGCGGCATTCCCCACGAGGCACCCAGCATTCCCTTCGGCAACACCAGCGAGTTGATGAAGACCATGCAAATATCGGATATTTTCAAGCGGACCTACTTCCTGTTTAGGAACAAGACCGACGGACCCTTTGTCGGGTTTTATATGTACTTCAAGAAGATGGTTATTGTCACGGACATTGATTTCGCCAAGACTGTGCTGATCCGCGAGTTTGACAAGTTCCACGATCGAGGCATATTCCACAACGAAGTGGATGACCCGCTGACCGCCAACTTGGTGAACATCGAGGGGCAGAAGTGGAAGACTCTGCGCCAGAAGCTGACCCCCACATTCACCTCTGGCAAAATGAAGACCATGTTCCCCAGCGTTTTGAACGTGGGTGATGAGATGATTCGGGTATTCGAGAGGAAAATTTCCCAAAGTAAGGACTCCCTGGAGATCACCGACTTACTGGCCTGCTTCACCGCCGATGTCATCGGTTGCTGTGCCTTCGGTATAGATTGCAACTGTTTGTCGGATCCCAAGGCGGAGTTTGTCCAAATGGGAACTGCTGCCCTCACCGAAAGACGTTACGGAAAGACGTTGGATCTGTTTCTATTCGGAGCCCCAAAACTAGCGGCCAAGTTGCGTATGAAAGAATATGTGCAAAGGGTCGAAGACTTTTACATGAATATCATTAGGAACACAGTGGATTACCGCGTAAAGAACAAAGTGAAACGAAACGATTTCATGGACATGCTGATTGATATGAAGCTAAAATACGATAACGGCGACAAGCTAAATGGCCTAACCTTCAACGAAATCGCGGCCCAGGCTTTCCTATTTTTTCTGGCTGGCTTCGAAACCAGCTCCACAACCATGGGATTTGCTCTTTATGAGCTGGCGTGTAACCAGGATATTCAGGACAAACTTAGGACGGAAGTGGATGGCGTTCTGGAGAAGCACAATGGAAAACTGGACTATGACAGCATGCGGGAGATGACCTATTTGGAAAAGGTCATTGATG AGACAATGAGAAAACGTCCCGTAGTGGGTCACTTGATAAGAGTCGCAACTCAACGCTATGAGCACAGCAATCCAAAGTATTACATTGAAGAAGGCACCGGAGTGATCGTGCCCTCCTGGGCCATCCACCATGATCCCGAGTTCTACCCGGAGCCAGAGATGTTCATCCCAGAGCGGTTCGACGAGGAGCAGGTGAAACAGCGTCCCGCCTGCACCTTCCTGCCTTTTGGAGATGGTCCTCGGAACTGCATAGGTCTTCGTTTTGGACGGATGCAGGTCATAGTGGGAATGGCCCTGCTCATCCACAACTTCAGGTTTGAGTTGCACCCCACCAAGACGGTCGTACCCCTGGAGTACAAGACCGATGATATTCTGTTGAGTTCGAAGGGCGGAATTCATCTGAAAGTCACCAG ACGCATAAACGAGTCTTCGGTGACTGCCTGA
- the LOC108030024 gene encoding cytochrome P450 6a8: protein MALTYILFQVAVALLAIVSYYLHRKLTYFKRRGIPFETPHPLKGNMQEIQKTKNFHQILQDHYDKFRESKAPFVGFYLFQNPAAFVIDLELAKQILVKDFSNFSNKGMFYNEKEDPLSAHLFNLDGPQWRLLRNKLSSTFTSGKMKFMFPTVVSVAEEFMAVMHEKVSKNSVLEIRDLVSRFTVDVIGTCAFGIKCNSLRDENAEFLYYGKKSLVDKRHGTMINGLLRSYPKLARRLGFIRTAQHIHDFYHRIVTETVAVREKENIKRNDFMDMLIEMKNQKEMTLENGDVVRGLTIEEVLAQAFVFFIAGFETSSSTMGYAIYELAKNPQIQDKVRAEVEDVLEQHNQQFTYECTKDLKYLNQVINETLRLYTIVPNLDRMAAKRYVVPGHPKFVIEAGQSVIIPSSAIHHDPSIYPEPYEFQPERFSPEASSGRPSVAWLPFGDGPRNCIGLRFGQMQVRIGLALLIKNFKFSTCSKTPDPLIYDSRSFVLGIKDGIYLNIQAV, encoded by the exons ATGGCGCTAACATACATCCTCTTCCAAGTGGCGGTCGCCCTTCTGGCGATCGTTAGTTACTATCTCCACCGAAAATTAACGTACTTCAAACGCCGGGGTATTCCCTTCGAAACACCGCATCCGCTCAAGGGAAACATGCAGGAAATACAGAAGACAAAGAACTTTCACCAAATACTTCAAGATCACTACGACAAGTTCCGGGAGAGCAAAGCACCCTTTGTGGGCTTCTACCTTTTCCAGAATCCAGCCGCATTTGTTATTGATCTGGAGCTGGCCAAGCAAATTCTGGTCAAGGACTTCTCCAACTTCTCCAACAAGGGAATGTTCTACAACGAAAAGGAAGATCCCCTCTCCGCACATCTCTTCAACCTGGACGGCCCCCAGTGGCGTTTGCTGAGGAACAAACTGTCCTCCACCTTCACATCCGGTAAAATGAAGTTCATGTTTCCGACCGTGGTGTCCGTGGCCGAAGAATTTATGGCCGTGATGCACGAGAAGGTATCCAAGAACTCTGTGCTGGAAATTCGTGATCTGGTGTCCAGGTTTACGGTGGATGTGATCGGAACCTGTGCCTTTGGCATCAAGTGCAACAGTCTGCGAGATGAAAACGCCGAGTTTCTCTACTACGGAAAGAAGTCTTTGGTGGACAAGCGCCATGGTACTATGATAAACGGCCTACTGCGCAGCTATCCCAAACTGGCCAGGAGACTGGGTTTCATTCGAACTGCCCAGCATATTCATGATTTCTATCACAGAATTGTCACCGAGACTGTGGCGGTGCGAGAAAAGGAGAATATCAAACGGAACGATTTCATGGACATGCTCATTGAAATGAAGAATCAAAAAGAAATGACTCTGGAGAATGGCGATGTGGTCAGAGGACTCACCATTGAGGAGGTCCTCGCCCAAGCCTTTGTGTTCTTCATTGCTGGCTTTGAGACATCCTCCTCCACCATGGGATACGCCATATACGAACTGGCCAAGAACCCCCAAATCCAGGACAAGGTTAGAGCCGAGGTGGAGGATGTGCTGGAGCAACACAACCAACAGTTCACCTATGAGTGCACTAAGGATCTCAAGTACCTCAACCAGGTTATAAATG AAACTCTTCGACTCTATACGATCGTACCGAATCTGGATCGAATGGCCGCCAAGCGGTACGTTGTCCCCGGGCATCCGAAATTTGTCATCGAGGCTGGTCAGTCGGTCATCATTCCGTCATCTGCCATTCACCACGATCCCAGCATCTACCCCGAGCCCTACGAGTTCCAGCCTGAACGATTCTCACCCGAGGCATCGTCTGGTCGTCCTTCAGTTGCCTGGCTGCCTTTTGGAGATGGTCCTCGCAACTGCATTGGTCTGAGATTCGGACAGATGCAGGTCCGCATTGGACTCGCTCTGCTCATCAAGAACTTCAAGTTCTCCACCTGCTCGAAAACGCCGGATCCCCTGATCTACGATTCCCGCTCCTTTGTACTCGGTATAAAAGACGGTATCTATCTCAACATACAGGCAGTCTAA
- the LOC108030025 gene encoding probable cytochrome P450 6a21, protein MAVGTFLLTALLLLLGYLLAKLRSTMKYWQELGIPCEEPHILMGSMKGVRTKRSFNDIWTSYYKKFRGTGPFAGFYWFQRPAVFVLEASLAKHILIKDFNKFTDRGFFHNPEDDPLSGQLFLLDGQRWKSMRNKLSSTFTSGKMKYMFPTVIKVGHEFIDVFGQHVEKNPITEVREFLARFTTDVIGTCAFGIECSSLKDPDAEFRTMGRRSVTEHRLSAVGIGFVNSFPNLARRLHMKMTTEAVEKFFMRIVRETVAFREQNNIRRNDFMDQLIDLKNKPLMMSETGENVNLSIEEVAAQAFVFFAAGFETSSTTMGFALYELAQNQDIQARLREEVLEICEKYKGELTYESVQELVYLNQVISETLRLYTVLPVLNRECLEDFVVPDHPKYVIKKGMPVIIPAGAMHRDERLYPSPDAFNPENFSTDRVKERDSVEWLPFGDGPRNCIGMRFGQMQARIGLALLIRDFRFSVCEKTTIPMKYDKEQFLISSESGIHLKVERV, encoded by the exons ATGGCCGTGGGAACGTTCCTACTGACAGCATTGCTGTTGCTTCTTGGCTACCTGTTGGCAAAACTGCGTAGCACCATGAAGTACTGGCAGGAGTTGGGCATTCCCTGCGAGGAGCCCCACATCCTGATGGGAAGCATGAAAGGAGTACGAACCAAGAGATCGTTTAACGATATCTGGACGAGCTACTACAAGAAGTTTCGTGGAACCGGACCCTTTGCTGGCTTCTATTGGTTCCAGCGACCAGCTGTTTTCGTTTTGGAAGCCTCTCTGGCAAAACATATCCTGATCAAGGACTTCAACAAGTTCACGGACCGCGGCTTCTTTCACAACCCCGAGGACGATCCTTTGTCCGGCCAGTTGTTCTTACTCGATGGCCAGCGGTGGAAGTCCATGCGCAATAAGCTCTCTTCGACATTCACCTCCGGAAAAATGAAGTACATGTTTCCCACGGTTATCAAGGTGGGTCATGAGTTCATCGACGTTTTCGGCCAGCATGTGGAAAAGAACCCCATCACTGAGGTTAGGGAGTTTTTGGCCCGCTTCACCACTGACGTAATAGGCACTTGTGCCTTTGGCATCGAGTGCAGTAGCTTGAAGGACCCCGATGCAGAGTTCCGAACGATGGGTCGGCGATCCGTGACAGAACACCGCCTGAGTGCTGTGGGGATCGGGTTCGTGAACAGCTTCCCCAACCTGGCACGTCGACTGCACATGAAAATGACAACAGAGGCCGTAGAAAAGTTCTTCATGCGCATCGTTAGGGAAACAGTGGCTTTCAGGGAGCAGAACAATATCCGTCGAAACGATTTCATGGATCAGTTGATCGATTTGAAAAACAAACCACTAATGATGTCCGAAACCGGCGAAAATGTCAACCTTTCTATTGAGGAGGTTGCAGCACAGGCCTTTGTGTTCTTCGCGGCTGGTTTCGAGACCTCATCGACTACAATGGGATTCGCTTTGTATGAGTTGGCGCAAAATCAGGATATCCAGGCCAGACTGAGGGAAGAGGTCCTGGAGATTTGTGAAAAGTACAAGGGGGAATTAACCTACGAAAGTGTTCAGGAGCTGGTCTACCTTAATCAAGTGATATCTG AAACTCTTCGCCTCTACACGGTTCTACCCGTCTTAAACCGCGAATGCCTGGAGGACTTTGTGGTTCCCGACCATCCCAAATACGTTATCAAGAAGGGAATGCCCGTCATAATTCCTGCCGGAGCTATGCACCGCGATGAGAGACTGTACCCGAGTCCGGACGCATTTAATCCGGAAAACTTCTCCACCGATCGCGTCAAGGAGCGCGATTCCGTGGAGTGGCTTCCTTTCGGCGATGGTCCTAGGAACTGCATCGGAATGCGATTTGGCCAAATGCAGGCACGGATTGGACTGGCTCTTCTCATTAGGGACTTTAGATTCTCAGTCTGCGAGAAGACGACAATCCCCATGAAATACGACAAAGAACAGTTCCTCATTTCAAGTGAATCTGGCATCCACCTTAAGGTTGAACGAGTGTAA
- the LOC108030027 gene encoding uncharacterized protein LOC108030027, with protein MQSQLLLAFGLVALLAVAYGATNSTDPSSPTTPSDPSSSSSTSDPSASTSDPSSSSTSSDPSSSSTSSDPSTSSTSSSTPSSSTSSSTDSDTSSSTSSEEVDKLKEKIRRLRRLRRQELRRERRQELRRERRQELREERQQERREETRAERRRNRRG; from the coding sequence ATGCAATCCCAGCTACTCCTTGCCTTTGGCCTTGTGGCCCTCTTGGCGGTTGCTTACGGCGCAACCAATTCAACAGATCCATCCTCGCCCACTACCCCATCAGACCCATCCTCGTCTTCCAGCACATCTGATCCTTCTGCTTCCACGTCGGACCCAAGCAGTTCCTCGACTTCTTCAGATCCTTCGTCTTCCTCGACTTCTTCAGATCCTTCAACCTCCTCGACTTCGAGCAGCACCCCAAGTTCATCAACCAGTAGCTCCACAGACAGTGACACCTCTTCCTCGACCTCCAGCGAGGAGGTGGACAAGCTCAAGGAAAAGATTCGCAGGCTTCGCAGGCTGAGGCGCCAGGAGCTACGCCGGGAGAGACGCCAGGAGCTCCGCCGGGAGAGACGCCAGGAGCTTCGTGAGGAGAGGCAGCAGGAGAGGCGCGAGGAGACGCGTGCGGAAAGGAGGCGTAACCGTCGGGGATAA